In one Drosophila albomicans strain 15112-1751.03 chromosome X, ASM965048v2, whole genome shotgun sequence genomic region, the following are encoded:
- the LOC117571517 gene encoding uncharacterized protein LOC117571517 isoform X1: MSDLPITQMIFQPVWKQAPESFLANALFQLTSFIYSPYALAEIKLKSEVDEPNAFGFEFSWLVKLCIAAALLGPIPIYIMWLKRKAKSKTSTYIELDVIPDRPPETLVENPATEVSLAAVDQLHELRGQGEEQEANLPSTSDRQQQQKPVAIARKKISIERETQTQYGSKRRKLNSMQRQQRTAQTQTQSPPLAQFQAQSQSQVQTPVVTLRKPKNHSHPV, from the exons atgtcCGATTTGCCAATAACCCAGATGATATTTCAACCAGTGTGGAAGCAGGCACCAGAATCCTTTTTGGCCAATGCGCTCTTTCAACTGACTAGTTTCATCTACTCGCCATATGCTTTGGCCGAGATTAAGCTCAAGTCTGAAGTAGACGAACCGAATGCCTTCGGGTTCGAATTCTCTTGGCTTGTTAAGCTctgcattgctgctgctcttttgGGCCCCATTCCCATTTACATAATGTGGCTGAAACGC AAGGCCAAATCAAAAACCTCCACATACATCGAACTTGATGTTATTCCCGATCGTCCACCCGAGACGCTGGTTGAAAATCCAGCTACAGAAGTGTCTTTAGCTGCTGTTGATCAGCTCCATGAATTGCGCGGCCAAGGGGAAGAACAAGAAGCAAACTTGCCATCCACAAGtgacaggcaacaacagcagaaaccagttgccattgccagaAAGAAGATTTCAATTGAGCGCGAAACACAAACTCAATATGGTTCGAAGCGTCGCAAGCTTAACTCGATGCAGCGCCAACAGCGTACAGCTCAGACTCAAACTCAATCTCCACCTCTAGCTCAGTTTCAAgctcaatctcaatctcagGTTCAGACTCCTGTTGTGACTCTAAGGAAACCCAAAAATCATTCTCATCCAGTTTGA
- the LOC117572748 gene encoding uncharacterized protein LOC117572748 yields MSIMAGSMDYKWRKRMCYKWQEEMRLKQLMPAPATVPIVSQQQMQRQREKDLQHYSDNQKYTKQAQQQQYEQQQRKLHEQQRKLHQQKQQQQQRTDFQRQQQQQQESQQSLIGNNKSLDHFIEDPMNLHKLFLPRCTLQKLSYRADFQRLVKMCFVRVKFGIGHRVAQIQGFGKWRPASDPTLILRLDNNPRVFTMDQLANTYFVAAELRDFEYMWRAYNFELPSRRIIEQKYKALTDAKLLMGKSRVANVSCPTAAGQCIIHKLAATAKSCLVHDPASNSLARKYFLEPMDCYKRYLPISSTVEVAKLPLHMPSLEPIPLPMPLKKRISLDEYRERFIKKFN; encoded by the exons ATGTCGATAATGGCTGGCAGCATGGATTACAAGTGGCGCAAACGCATGTGCTACAAGTGGCAGGAGGAGATGCGACTCAAACAGCTGATGCCGGCGCCAGCAACTGTGCCAATCGTTTCCCAGCAGCAGATGCAACGGCAGCGTGAAAAAGATCTACAGCATTATAGTGATAATCAGAAGTATACGAAgcaagcacagcagcagcaatatgagcagcaacagcgcaaACTTCACGAGCAACAGCGCAAACTTCaccagcaaaaacaacagcaacagcagcgcacaGATTttcaacggcaacagcaacagcaacaagagtcGCAGCAATCACTTATTGGCAACAATAAGTCGCTCGATCACTTCATCGAGGATCCCATGAATCTGCACAAACTATTCTTGCCACGTTGTACACTTCAAAAGCTGTCGTATCGCGCAGACTTTCAGCGGCTGGtgaaaatgtgttttgtgCGCGTCAAATTTGGTATCGGACATCGTGTGGCTCAGATCCAGGGCTTTGGCAAATGGCGTCCTGCAAGTGATCCCACTTTAATACTGCGACTCGACAACAATCCGCGTGTCTTTACCATGGATCAGCTGGCCAACACGTACTTTGTGGCAGCGGAATTGCGTGACTTTGAATACATGTGGCGTGCTTACAACTTTGAGTTGCCGTCGCGTCGCATTATcgagcaaaaatataaagcgCTCACCGATGCCAAGTTGCTAATGGGTAAGAGTCGTGTAGCTAATGTCAGTTGTCCAACTGCAGCTGGTCAATGCATCATTCACAAACTGGCTGCGACAGCAAAGTCGTGTCTCGTTCATGATCCCGCATCCAATTCGCTGGCTCGCAAGTATTTCCTGGAGCCCATGGATTGTTACAAACGCTATCTGCCCATTTCTTCGACAG TCGAAGTCGCAAAGCTGCCGCTGCATATGCCATCGTTGGAACCGATTCCGCTTCCCATGCCACTCAAGAAGCGCATCTCGCTCGACGAATATCGCGAACGTTTTATCAAAAAGTTCAATTAA
- the LOC117571517 gene encoding uncharacterized protein LOC117571517 isoform X2, which translates to MSDLPITQMIFQPVWKQAPESFLANALFQLTSFIYSPYALAEIKLKSEVDEPNAFGFEFSWLVKLCIAAALLGPIPIYIMWLKRAKSKTSTYIELDVIPDRPPETLVENPATEVSLAAVDQLHELRGQGEEQEANLPSTSDRQQQQKPVAIARKKISIERETQTQYGSKRRKLNSMQRQQRTAQTQTQSPPLAQFQAQSQSQVQTPVVTLRKPKNHSHPV; encoded by the exons atgtcCGATTTGCCAATAACCCAGATGATATTTCAACCAGTGTGGAAGCAGGCACCAGAATCCTTTTTGGCCAATGCGCTCTTTCAACTGACTAGTTTCATCTACTCGCCATATGCTTTGGCCGAGATTAAGCTCAAGTCTGAAGTAGACGAACCGAATGCCTTCGGGTTCGAATTCTCTTGGCTTGTTAAGCTctgcattgctgctgctcttttgGGCCCCATTCCCATTTACATAATGTGGCTGAAACGC GCCAAATCAAAAACCTCCACATACATCGAACTTGATGTTATTCCCGATCGTCCACCCGAGACGCTGGTTGAAAATCCAGCTACAGAAGTGTCTTTAGCTGCTGTTGATCAGCTCCATGAATTGCGCGGCCAAGGGGAAGAACAAGAAGCAAACTTGCCATCCACAAGtgacaggcaacaacagcagaaaccagttgccattgccagaAAGAAGATTTCAATTGAGCGCGAAACACAAACTCAATATGGTTCGAAGCGTCGCAAGCTTAACTCGATGCAGCGCCAACAGCGTACAGCTCAGACTCAAACTCAATCTCCACCTCTAGCTCAGTTTCAAgctcaatctcaatctcagGTTCAGACTCCTGTTGTGACTCTAAGGAAACCCAAAAATCATTCTCATCCAGTTTGA